The sequence AGCCACAAATCACCAGTCACATTTTCCCTGCAGCCGACCCGACTGCAACTACCATTATTCCAGCCCGTAATTAACCTGACATGTCTCAACCGAAGGAGTCAGGCGATCGTGGGAAAGACAGGGAGCGGGGCGCCCGTCCCAAGGTGAGACAGAGCCGGtctgaggagagaagagatgctggtggaagaggaaagaaaaaAGGCCAGACATCCCGTGAGCAGCAAGCTGCGGCGCGGCCTGTCAGCGATGGGTTTCAGTATGGGGACCTGCTGACTGGTCTGGAGCCCAGGGACCgctgctcctcctctcccctgAAGGAGGGCAGGAGATGGCAGGGCCTGGAGGGGGTCACTTCACTCAGCCAGGACAGGGGGACAGCCAGGCTGGCACAGGGGACACCTGAGCCACCAGCCAGTGAGGCTGAGGGCAGGGGGGCAGGTGGCAGTCGCACACTCCGCCAAAAGATCCAGGATGCCATGGGGCAGTGTTTCCCCATAAAGACCAACACTCCATCGCCATCATCGTCCAGTTCCACTCAGCAGGTCTTTATGCCACAAGCTGCAGCTGCTGCAGGGGCTGCCTCCTCGCGGCGCAAGATCCACCTTAGTGAACTCATGCTAGACGACTGTCCCTTCGCTGCAGGCACCGAGCTGGCTCAGAAGTGGTACCTCATCAAGCAGCACACAGCCCCCATCTCCACACCTCCTATAGTGGACACCTTGGTGGTCAGCACTAGTGCCTCTGCCTCAAACATGGCCGCCGTGGTGGAGGATGTGGATGACCGGTTGCGAGAGCGCAGGCGCATCAGCATCGAGCAAGGCGTAGAGCCACCTCCCAACGCAGAGATCCACACGTTTGAGGTGACGGCCCAGATCAACCCTCTGTACAAGCTGGGGCCCAAACTGGCCCATGGTATGAATGAGCTTGCAGGGGACGACAGGGCTACCATTCACCAGCAACAGCAGCTGCTTCTCCAGAGGCAACAGCAGCACCAGCTCCTGCTGCAGAGCTGTCTGGACACTCTGGATGAGGTGGTGGCTGTGGCCGCCTCCTCTTCTGCCTCAGCATCTGCCTTGGTCCCTGTCTGTGAGGCTGCTTCTGTCCCTGACCTTGTGGATGACTCTGAGGTCACAGCCAGCCTCCAGCCAACCAGAGCTGCCGTCCCCCAGGCTGAGGGTCCCCCTACTCAGGACGGCTATCGCATCCACACCCAGATCGACTACATCCACTGTCTGGTGCCTGACCTGCTGCAGATCACTAACCTACCCTGCTACTGGGGTGTGATGGACCGCTATGAGGCCGAGACTCTGCTGGAGGGCAAGCCAGAGGGCACCTTCCTCCTCCGCGACTCAGCCCAGGAAGACTACCTCTTCTCTGTCAGCTTCCGCCGCTATGGCCGCTCGCTGCACGCCCGCATCGAGCAGTGGAACCACAACTTCAGCTTCGACGTGCACGACCCAAGTGTGTTCCACGCGCCCACCGTCACAGGGCTGTTGGAGCACTACAAGGACCCCAACTCCTGCATGTTCTTCGAGCCTCTGCTGTCCAACCCCATCCACCGTACCCTGCCCTTCAGCCTGCAGCACGTGTGCAGGGCGGTGATCAGCAGCCGCACCACCTACGACGGCATCAACGTGCTGCCCATCCCCAACACCCTGAAGAAACACCTGAAGGAGTACCATTACAAGCAAAGGGTGAGGGTACGGAGGATGGACACCTGGTGGGAATAACAAAGACCTTCTGGTGGAAGTGAACCACAACTAGGCTACTAACTAAACACTCAATGGAGGCGGGCCTCGCTCAGTGGACAACCAGTTGACTCACTCCATTTTTTTTAAAATGAACATATATTTACCTACTGCATTCACTGTATACCTAGCTAcctgttttatttattatttgccGTATATGATGTCTTACACTTGTCTCAAACTCTGTGGATATTATGTTAATTCAATTACGATGCACATACACATTTTTCTTTGCTCACAATAAACTTCAGAAGTATCGTAATGATACACCATGTGTGAGGGGATGTATCAATTCTTTGGGTTGACGTGAACAGAATCCAGGCTGATTTGGTGGATGAGTTATGGAGCACATACAGGTTTAATAATGTGTCAGTTAATTACCATTGCCAAATGTAGGCTACTGGAAA comes from Salvelinus namaycush isolate Seneca chromosome 34, SaNama_1.0, whole genome shotgun sequence and encodes:
- the LOC120028995 gene encoding suppressor of cytokine signaling 5-like, with protein sequence MSQPKESGDRGKDRERGARPKVRQSRSEERRDAGGRGKKKGQTSREQQAAARPVSDGFQYGDLLTGLEPRDRCSSSPLKEGRRWQGLEGVTSLSQDRGTARLAQGTPEPPASEAEGRGAGGSRTLRQKIQDAMGQCFPIKTNTPSPSSSSSTQQVFMPQAAAAAGAASSRRKIHLSELMLDDCPFAAGTELAQKWYLIKQHTAPISTPPIVDTLVVSTSASASNMAAVVEDVDDRLRERRRISIEQGVEPPPNAEIHTFEVTAQINPLYKLGPKLAHGMNELAGDDRATIHQQQQLLLQRQQQHQLLLQSCLDTLDEVVAVAASSSASASALVPVCEAASVPDLVDDSEVTASLQPTRAAVPQAEGPPTQDGYRIHTQIDYIHCLVPDLLQITNLPCYWGVMDRYEAETLLEGKPEGTFLLRDSAQEDYLFSVSFRRYGRSLHARIEQWNHNFSFDVHDPSVFHAPTVTGLLEHYKDPNSCMFFEPLLSNPIHRTLPFSLQHVCRAVISSRTTYDGINVLPIPNTLKKHLKEYHYKQRVRVRRMDTWWE